In Mycoplasmopsis fermentans PG18, one genomic interval encodes:
- a CDS encoding transposase, whose protein sequence is MIYIDAVHFHVVDNNVVTKKATYVIMGINGEGQKEILGLYIGENESAKFWMSVLNALKNRGISKINIICSDNLKGIQQAIEAVFPDSKQQRCIVHMIEI, encoded by the coding sequence ATAATTTATATTGATGCAGTACATTTTCATGTTGTAGACAATAATGTTGTAACTAAGAAAGCTACATATGTTATTATGGGTATTAATGGTGAAGGACAAAAAGAAATTCTAGGACTTTATATTGGAGAAAATGAATCTGCAAAGTTTTGAATGTCTGTCCTAAATGCTCTTAAAAATAGAGGAATTAGTAAAATTAATATTATTTGTTCAGATAATTTAAAAGGTATACAACAAGCTATAGAAGCCGTTTTTCCTGATAGTAAGCAACAACGTTGCATTGTACATATGATAGAAATCTG
- a CDS encoding transposase, with protein sequence MKRKTINPVIDEITEKILENYNPVTSGDLSMAMKEVFQNTIQKMMNKEFDNFMGYEKNDNKVQKNYRNGFSNKNVNSQYGQMEIDIPRDREAKFEPIIIKKYERDISELVDMVFALYSRGMLTRDVSDFYV encoded by the coding sequence ATGAAAAGAAAAACAATAAATCCTGTTATTGATGAAATAACAGAAAAAATTTTAGAAAATTATAATCCAGTTACTTCTGGTGATCTTAGTATGGCTATGAAAGAAGTATTTCAAAATACAATCCAAAAAATGATGAACAAAGAATTTGATAATTTTATGGGTTATGAAAAAAATGATAATAAAGTTCAAAAAAATTATAGAAATGGTTTTTCTAATAAAAATGTTAATAGTCAATATGGTCAAATGGAAATTGACATTCCAAGAGATCGTGAAGCGAAATTTGAACCTATAATCATCAAAAAGTATGAACGTGATATTTCTGAATTAGTTGATATGGTATTTGCTTTATATTCTAGAGGAATGTTAACAAGAGATGTAAGTGATTTTTATGTTTAG
- a CDS encoding IS256 family transposase produces the protein MIKKGFFIYEKRTNKSCYWWNNRKILENYRNGFSKKNVNSQYGHIPRDREAKFEPIIIKKYERDIFELVDMIFVLYSRGMPTRDVSDFMFSKYGVNYSPAQISQLTNEIVEDVRLWQERKLETYYPIIYIDAVHFHVVDNNVVTKKATYVIMGINGDGQKEILGLYIGENESAKFWMSVLNALKNRGISKINIICSDNLKGIQQSIEAVFPDSKQQRCIVHMIRNSVKYVNYKDMKEFCKDLKSVYQSNDVKNAMDNLDIFEDKWGKKYPTSISIWRRNWSEISTMFDYSPEIRTLIYTTNLIENLNSVFRKYTKTKRVFPSDDSLLKIIFLASQQIIKKWSNSRIRNWSSILNEFKIIDFENEE, from the coding sequence ATTATCAAGAAAGGATTTTTTATTTATGAAAAGAGAACCAATAAATCCTGTTATTGATGAAATAACAGAAAAATTTTAGAAAATTATAGAAATGGTTTTTCTAAGAAAAATGTTAATAGTCAATATGGTCACATTCCAAGAGATCGTGAAGCAAAATTTGAACCAATAATCATCAAAAAGTATGAACGTGATATTTTTGAATTAGTTGATATGATATTTGTTTTATATTCTAGAGGAATGCCAACAAGAGATGTAAGTGATTTTATGTTTAGCAAATATGGCGTTAATTATTCTCCAGCACAAATAAGCCAATTAACTAATGAAATTGTCGAAGATGTAAGATTATGACAAGAAAGAAAACTTGAAACATATTATCCAATAATTTATATTGATGCAGTACATTTTCATGTTGTAGATAATAATGTTGTAACTAAGAAAGCAACATATGTTATTATGGGTATTAATGGTGATGGACAAAAAGAAATTCTAGGACTTTATATTGGAGAAAATGAATCTGCAAAGTTTTGAATGTCTGTCCTAAATGCTCTTAAAAATAGAGGAATTAGTAAAATTAATATTATTTGTTCAGATAATTTAAAAGGTATACAACAATCTATAGAAGCTGTTTTTCCTGATAGTAAGCAACAACGTTGCATTGTACATATGATTAGAAATTCTGTTAAATATGTTAACTACAAAGATATGAAAGAATTTTGCAAAGATTTAAAATCTGTATATCAATCTAATGATGTAAAAAATGCAATGGATAATTTGGATATTTTTGAAGATAAATGAGGCAAAAAATATCCTACATCTATTTCAATATGAAGACGAAATTGATCTGAAATTTCTACAATGTTTGATTATTCTCCTGAAATAAGAACGCTTATTTATACTACTAATCTAATCGAAAATTTAAATAGTGTATTTAGAAAATATACAAAAACAAAAAGGGTTTTCCCATCTGATGATAGTCTTTTAAAAATTATTTTTCTAGCATCTCAACAAATCATAAAAAAATGAAGTAATTCAAGAATTAGAAATTGATCTAGCATTTTAAATGAATTTAAAATAATTGATTTTGAAAATGAAGAATAA
- a CDS encoding alpha-ketoacid dehydrogenase subunit beta, with amino-acid sequence MAEEKLTLNNVQAVNNALDIAMAKDPRVVCYGEDAGVEGGVFRATEGLQKKYGKSRVFDTPISEATIAGTAIGAAVAGLRPIAEIQFQGFSYPAMQQLFTHAARWRNRSRGRFTVPMILRMPMGGGIKAMEHHSEALEAIYAHIPGVKVVMPAFPYDVKGLLLAALNDPDPVVFLENKKIYRAGKQEVPAGEYTVEIGKANVLTQGNDLTLVTYGAQVFDSINAVKKYKEINPNASIELIDLRTIKPLDTKTIVESVKKTGRLLVVHEAVKSFSVSSEIMARVNEKAFEYLKAPMTRCTGYDVTVPLAKGEAWMCINEDKILAKIKEVMEFKF; translated from the coding sequence ATGGCTGAAGAAAAATTAACTTTAAATAATGTTCAAGCAGTTAATAATGCTTTAGACATTGCTATGGCTAAAGACCCCCGTGTAGTTTGTTATGGTGAAGATGCTGGTGTTGAAGGTGGAGTTTTCAGAGCTACAGAAGGCTTACAAAAAAAATATGGTAAAAGTAGAGTATTTGATACCCCTATTTCAGAAGCAACAATTGCTGGTACCGCAATTGGTGCTGCAGTAGCAGGTCTTAGACCTATTGCCGAAATTCAATTCCAAGGTTTTAGTTATCCAGCTATGCAACAATTATTTACTCATGCAGCTAGATGAAGAAACCGTTCAAGAGGACGTTTCACCGTGCCCATGATTTTAAGAATGCCTATGGGTGGTGGAATTAAAGCTATGGAACATCACTCAGAAGCTTTAGAAGCTATTTATGCTCACATTCCAGGTGTTAAAGTTGTTATGCCAGCCTTTCCTTATGATGTTAAAGGTTTATTATTAGCAGCTTTAAATGATCCAGATCCAGTAGTATTCTTAGAAAATAAGAAAATTTATCGTGCTGGGAAACAAGAAGTTCCAGCTGGCGAATATACAGTTGAAATTGGAAAAGCTAATGTCTTAACTCAAGGTAATGACTTAACTTTAGTAACTTATGGAGCTCAAGTATTTGACTCAATTAATGCTGTTAAAAAATATAAAGAAATCAATCCTAACGCTTCAATTGAATTAATTGATTTAAGAACAATTAAACCTCTTGATACTAAAACTATTGTTGAAAGTGTTAAGAAAACAGGACGTTTATTAGTAGTTCATGAAGCTGTTAAATCATTTTCAGTTTCTTCTGAAATTATGGCTAGAGTTAATGAAAAAGCATTTGAATATCTTAAAGCACCTATGACAAGATGTACAGGTTATGATGTAACTGTTCCTCTTGCAAAAGGCGAAGCATGAATGTGCATCAATGAAGACAAAATTCTTGCAAAAATAAAAGAAGTTATGGAATTTAAATTTTAA
- a CDS encoding ATP-binding cassette domain-containing protein, with protein MKTYKIEFKNVTLAYQNEVVLAFKYHFWSGKTYGIYGLSGVGKSTLIKAILEPKLIAKGQILINDQDINKIDQKTYKTVKKDISFLFQEPSLIETDDVIENIKRKSNNIYNNWFYKVFRILTKEQKNKLAKILEYLDIFDYINTPVKDLSGGQKQRVELASIFFENKNIILADEPTSNLDFINTKKILKYLQKYVHDNNALLLCNIHDVTNSLEYMDYILLLKNKRLVFIKQANNISEKEFQEQY; from the coding sequence ATGAAAACATACAAAATTGAATTTAAAAATGTAACTTTAGCTTATCAAAATGAAGTGGTCTTAGCATTTAAATATCATTTTTGAAGTGGCAAAACTTATGGAATTTATGGGCTTAGTGGGGTTGGGAAAAGTACTTTGATTAAAGCTATTTTAGAACCAAAATTAATAGCTAAAGGGCAAATATTAATTAATGATCAAGATATCAATAAAATTGATCAAAAGACCTATAAAACAGTTAAAAAAGATATTTCTTTTTTATTTCAAGAGCCTTCTTTAATTGAGACAGATGATGTCATTGAAAATATTAAAAGAAAGTCAAATAATATCTATAATAATTGATTTTACAAAGTTTTTAGAATATTAACTAAAGAACAAAAAAATAAGCTAGCAAAAATCTTAGAATATTTAGATATTTTTGATTATATTAATACACCAGTTAAAGATCTTAGCGGTGGTCAAAAACAAAGAGTGGAACTAGCCTCAATCTTTTTTGAAAATAAAAATATTATTTTGGCTGATGAACCAACAAGTAATTTAGATTTTATTAATACTAAAAAAATATTAAAATATTTGCAAAAATATGTTCATGATAATAATGCATTATTATTATGTAACATTCATGATGTTACTAATTCGCTAGAATATATGGATTATATTTTATTATTAAAAAATAAGAGACTTGTTTTTATTAAACAAGCTAATAATATAAGCGAAAAAGAATTTCAAGAACAATATTAA
- the pdhA gene encoding pyruvate dehydrogenase (acetyl-transferring) E1 component subunit alpha, producing MKTKYKYVDVNKIMDDPNKIIRHLDIDGKVIEKNYKAPLSNAEVLEAYKWMVLSRQQDTYMLQLQRQGRMLTFPPNLGEEALQIATAMAMENKDWFVPAFRSNAAMLRLGVPMIDLIRYWNGQEWGCNHPKDVNVMPVNIVIATQISQCAGIAYAQKQLKTGGVAISFIGNGGTTEGEFSEGVNIATVQEWPAVFCVNNNQWAISTPNSEESRSATIAAKAHAFGCAGVRVDGNDLLASYEVIKEAIDYARKESKPVIVEFLTWRQGPHTTSDNPKLYRSEKDEKENEKWEPMHRIERYMKDKKIITEKEKEKIWADALEQVKKTYEESLKDINTKLEDIFDYTYEKLDDDLLEQREEAIKFWQAKGGK from the coding sequence ATGAAAACAAAGTACAAATATGTCGATGTTAATAAAATTATGGACGATCCAAATAAGATTATTAGACATTTAGACATAGATGGTAAAGTAATTGAAAAAAATTACAAAGCACCACTAAGTAATGCTGAAGTTTTAGAAGCTTACAAATGAATGGTACTATCTAGACAACAAGATACATACATGTTGCAATTGCAACGTCAAGGACGTATGCTTACATTTCCACCTAACTTAGGTGAAGAAGCATTACAAATTGCAACAGCAATGGCTATGGAAAATAAAGACTGATTTGTTCCAGCTTTTAGATCTAATGCTGCTATGCTTCGTTTAGGCGTTCCTATGATTGACTTAATTCGTTACTGAAATGGTCAAGAATGAGGATGCAACCATCCTAAAGATGTTAATGTAATGCCGGTTAATATTGTTATTGCAACTCAAATTTCACAATGTGCTGGTATTGCTTATGCACAAAAACAACTTAAAACTGGTGGTGTAGCTATTTCATTTATTGGAAATGGCGGAACTACTGAAGGAGAATTTAGCGAAGGTGTTAATATTGCAACTGTTCAAGAATGACCCGCAGTATTTTGTGTAAACAATAACCAATGAGCTATTTCAACACCTAACTCAGAAGAAAGTAGATCAGCTACTATTGCAGCTAAAGCTCATGCTTTTGGTTGTGCTGGTGTTAGAGTTGACGGTAATGACCTTCTAGCTTCTTATGAAGTAATTAAAGAAGCAATTGATTATGCTAGAAAAGAAAGCAAACCAGTTATTGTTGAATTCTTAACATGACGTCAAGGCCCTCACACAACTAGTGACAATCCAAAACTTTATCGTAGTGAAAAAGACGAAAAAGAAAATGAAAAATGAGAACCAATGCATCGCATCGAAAGATATATGAAAGACAAAAAAATCATTACTGAAAAAGAAAAAGAAAAGATTTGAGCCGATGCTCTTGAACAAGTTAAGAAAACTTATGAAGAAAGCTTGAAAGACATCAATACCAAATTAGAAGATATTTTTGACTATACATATGAAAAGCTTGATGATGATTTATTAGAGCAAAGAGAAGAAGCTATTAAATTCTGACAAGCTAAAGGAGGCAAATAA
- a CDS encoding Fic family protein, with protein sequence MKNIDYKRIFNKGIPTNIINLLTEIYEYKGRQNIYINNKNLEIQKLKKQALIDSAVYSNKIENINISKKRIKDILLENDELQNENEEDIKGYFELLNSLYNQETFELLNTNLILDLHYQLFQNSNTKMSGRFKLNDNFILETTLEGTQEIKFIPVKAFFISEYINNLCNKYNEEYKSKKINSLLLTTAFVLDFICISPFNHGNSRMSRILLNWLLSVGDIKVVQYISLEKIIFENLEKYQNVQQKSSYKWHDNLNNYYYFIEFILKIVLQAYKEFESRFTSLENKKIDVADNILKLIAQYQKVSKNELINLLPESSKRTIERKLNVLLKAKKILKINQGKNTKYTIKQH encoded by the coding sequence ATGAAAAATATTGATTATAAAAGAATTTTTAATAAAGGTATCCCCACAAATATTATTAACTTGTTGACTGAAATATATGAATATAAAGGAAGACAAAACATTTATATCAATAACAAGAATTTAGAAATCCAAAAGCTTAAAAAACAAGCTTTAATTGACAGTGCAGTTTATTCAAATAAAATAGAAAACATCAATATAAGCAAAAAAAGAATTAAAGATATTTTGCTTGAAAATGATGAGTTGCAAAATGAAAATGAAGAAGATATTAAAGGTTATTTTGAATTATTAAATTCTCTATATAATCAAGAAACATTTGAATTATTAAACACTAATTTGATTCTTGATCTTCATTATCAATTGTTTCAAAACTCAAATACCAAAATGAGTGGGCGTTTTAAGTTAAATGATAATTTTATTTTAGAAACAACCTTAGAAGGTACTCAAGAAATAAAATTTATTCCTGTCAAAGCATTTTTTATTAGTGAATATATAAATAATTTATGTAATAAATATAATGAAGAATATAAAAGTAAGAAGATTAATTCATTGCTTCTAACAACAGCTTTTGTTTTGGATTTTATTTGCATTTCGCCTTTTAATCACGGCAATAGCAGAATGTCTAGAATTCTTTTAAATTGACTATTAAGTGTTGGTGATATTAAAGTCGTTCAGTATATAAGTTTAGAAAAAATCATTTTTGAAAACTTGGAAAAATATCAAAATGTTCAACAAAAAAGTTCATATAAATGACATGATAATTTGAATAACTATTATTACTTTATAGAGTTTATTTTAAAAATTGTTTTACAAGCTTATAAAGAATTTGAAAGCCGTTTTACAAGTTTAGAAAATAAAAAAATTGATGTAGCGGACAACATTTTAAAACTGATAGCTCAATATCAAAAAGTAAGTAAAAATGAGCTAATTAATTTACTACCTGAAAGCAGTAAAAGAACAATTGAAAGAAAACTAAATGTCTTATTAAAAGCTAAAAAAATACTTAAAATTAATCAAGGCAAAAATACTAAATACACTATAAAACAGCATTAA
- the cypl gene encoding ABC transporter thiamine pyrophosphate-binding lipoprotein p37/Cypl, whose product MKKIYKFIVASSSIFALGSISAGCQYQPNIEEIKIKMEGIKYADKEKLDAYTKVFNQVFNMKMKEANLNQKVVSFHDSGNGESATLKEVNLNKFQVAFPGAWRYYQEYLNNKNKNVVAFMQTKTRAFKTKSSLNYNDQSLYDPSKSNNFATLQAQYENELFNSEGGYVNWSDKSMGGFVDYKFLNMYEADKYVDHQRGCIWIYGTNEERNLIKKAWNDKDWETFYKKGIYYGSNDSASKYHLPQALLKKQFNLDKNFTLDSFASSNSKYFKKGKAKELGKDNSSNYHIAFDNENSFAYSNHGNKALENRDFYVKDKNKTYEMLTLTDPIPYNVAIANNSLSKNVLELLAQTYIELANKNNNYVGNLWGLNHYSVISNEQTEFINRIEAVMKQ is encoded by the coding sequence ATGAAAAAAATATATAAATTTATTGTAGCAAGTTCAAGTATTTTTGCTTTAGGAAGTATTAGTGCTGGTTGCCAATATCAACCTAATATTGAAGAAATAAAAATTAAAATGGAAGGTATTAAATATGCAGATAAAGAAAAGTTAGATGCATATACAAAAGTATTTAATCAAGTTTTTAATATGAAAATGAAAGAAGCAAATTTAAATCAAAAAGTTGTTTCGTTTCATGATTCAGGAAATGGTGAAAGCGCAACACTTAAAGAAGTTAATTTAAACAAATTTCAAGTGGCTTTTCCCGGAGCTTGAAGATATTATCAAGAATATTTGAATAATAAAAATAAAAATGTTGTAGCTTTTATGCAAACAAAAACTAGAGCTTTTAAAACAAAAAGTAGTTTAAATTACAATGATCAAAGTCTTTATGATCCAAGTAAAAGTAATAACTTCGCAACTTTACAAGCTCAATATGAAAATGAATTATTCAATAGTGAAGGTGGCTATGTAAATTGAAGTGACAAAAGCATGGGCGGCTTTGTTGATTATAAATTTTTAAATATGTATGAAGCTGATAAATATGTAGATCATCAAAGAGGATGTATTTGAATTTATGGTACTAATGAAGAAAGAAATTTAATCAAAAAAGCTTGAAATGATAAAGATTGAGAAACTTTTTATAAAAAAGGAATTTATTATGGAAGTAATGATAGTGCATCAAAATATCATTTACCTCAAGCATTATTAAAAAAACAATTTAATTTAGACAAAAACTTTACACTAGATTCTTTTGCAAGTTCAAATTCCAAATATTTTAAAAAAGGAAAAGCTAAAGAATTGGGCAAGGATAATTCTTCAAATTATCATATAGCTTTTGATAATGAGAATTCTTTTGCTTATAGTAATCATGGAAATAAAGCATTAGAAAATAGAGATTTTTATGTTAAAGATAAAAATAAAACTTATGAAATGTTAACTTTAACTGATCCTATTCCTTATAATGTGGCTATAGCAAATAATTCACTAAGTAAAAATGTATTAGAATTATTAGCTCAAACTTATATTGAATTAGCAAATAAAAATAATAATTATGTTGGAAATTTATGAGGTCTAAATCATTATTCAGTTATTAGTAATGAACAAACAGAATTTATAAATAGAATAGAAGCAGTTATGAAACAATAA
- a CDS encoding 2-oxo acid dehydrogenase subunit E2 gives MKIKSTPIARAMAAKLGIDINLVPGSGIDGRILIEDIQKFKNSPISGAAHSNFAPAPVADNKVITQPSAVAPKATPAPRPAIDRSAHSEAITPIRKAISKAMTNSWSNVAYTNLVHEIDMTALWDLRSRIKDIVLKSDNVKITFLPYIIKAAAIALRDFPVFTAKYNEANQTLDYPGVINVGIAVDTEAGLMVPVINNADNLSIVNIASEVTRLAGAARNRTIKPAEMKGAGFTITNYGSVGSLFGVPVINYPELAIGGVGAIIDKPVVKNGQVVPGKVMYLTVAADHRWIDGAVIGRFASRIKELLEKPDVLGVY, from the coding sequence ATGAAAATTAAATCAACCCCTATTGCAAGAGCTATGGCTGCTAAACTTGGAATTGATATTAACTTAGTTCCAGGTTCAGGAATTGATGGCCGTATTCTTATAGAAGATATTCAAAAATTTAAAAACAGTCCTATTTCAGGTGCTGCTCATTCAAACTTTGCACCAGCTCCAGTAGCTGATAATAAAGTAATTACTCAACCTAGTGCAGTAGCTCCTAAAGCTACTCCAGCACCTCGTCCTGCCATTGATCGTTCAGCTCACTCAGAAGCTATTACTCCAATTAGAAAAGCAATTTCTAAAGCTATGACTAACTCATGAAGTAATGTTGCTTATACAAATTTAGTTCATGAAATTGATATGACTGCTCTTTGGGACTTACGTTCAAGAATCAAAGATATTGTACTTAAAAGTGATAATGTAAAAATTACATTCTTACCTTATATTATTAAAGCAGCTGCTATTGCTTTAAGAGATTTTCCAGTATTCACTGCTAAATATAATGAAGCAAATCAAACTTTAGATTACCCTGGTGTAATTAATGTTGGTATTGCTGTTGATACTGAAGCCGGTTTAATGGTTCCTGTTATTAATAATGCTGATAATTTAAGTATTGTTAATATTGCTAGTGAAGTAACTAGACTTGCAGGCGCTGCAAGAAATAGAACAATTAAACCTGCTGAAATGAAAGGTGCCGGTTTTACTATTACTAACTATGGTTCAGTTGGATCACTTTTTGGAGTTCCTGTTATTAACTATCCAGAATTAGCTATTGGTGGTGTTGGTGCTATTATTGACAAGCCTGTAGTTAAAAATGGACAAGTTGTACCTGGAAAAGTTATGTACCTAACTGTCGCTGCTGATCACCGTTGAATTGATGGTGCCGTAATTGGAAGATTCGCTTCAAGAATCAAAGAATTATTAGAAAAACCAGATGTTTTAGGAGTGTATTAA
- the plsY gene encoding glycerol-3-phosphate 1-O-acyltransferase PlsY → MNIFYSILLNLTLILIGYFLLGSFNTSIILSKWKKKDDIRLHNSKNAGATNSLRTYGKKFAATVFVIDVLKTFIPTIVLAAILNHACFDFAQTYYMSPQSLALGVIIGHIFPVYFKFKGGKGVACTIGLIATINIVFLLMASIIFFIVVLTSKYVSLASILTAAILVPFAFIPWMTSGILGYWTNFVYEYHNCFVTSFIYLIAAILIIAMHHSNITRLINHTESKLGQKKSEDNSDDTEVVLISEKEEHESTK, encoded by the coding sequence ATGAATATTTTTTATAGTATTTTGTTAAATTTAACTTTAATCTTAATTGGATATTTTTTACTTGGATCATTTAATACAAGCATTATATTATCCAAATGAAAGAAAAAAGATGATATTAGACTGCATAATTCAAAAAATGCGGGAGCGACTAATAGCTTAAGGACTTATGGTAAAAAGTTTGCAGCAACAGTTTTTGTTATTGATGTTTTAAAAACTTTTATTCCAACAATAGTTTTAGCAGCAATTTTAAATCATGCTTGTTTTGACTTTGCTCAAACTTATTACATGAGCCCACAATCTTTAGCTTTAGGTGTAATCATTGGACATATTTTTCCAGTTTACTTTAAATTTAAAGGTGGTAAAGGTGTAGCTTGTACAATTGGTTTAATTGCCACAATTAATATTGTCTTTTTATTAATGGCTTCTATTATCTTCTTTATAGTTGTCTTAACTTCTAAATATGTATCTTTAGCTTCAATATTAACAGCGGCAATATTAGTGCCCTTTGCTTTTATTCCTTGAATGACTAGTGGCATTTTAGGATATTGAACAAACTTTGTGTATGAATATCACAATTGCTTTGTAACAAGTTTTATCTATTTAATAGCTGCAATATTAATTATTGCAATGCATCATAGTAATATTACTCGTTTAATTAATCATACAGAAAGTAAATTAGGCCAAAAAAAAAGCGAAGATAATTCAGATGATACTGAAGTTGTTTTAATTAGTGAAAAAGAAGAACATGAATCTACTAAATAA